TATTAATGAATTTTTAAATAAATATGGCAAACTGGGAGTTAGTCGTTATTACTCAACAACTGGCGGCCCGGATGAAATTCTGAATGGAATACTTTCCTCTCAATATGTTTTGTTATTAATTATTTTTGTGTCAATAATAATTTTTGGAATAAGTTTGTTAATTTTTGTGTCATTATATGCAACAAATCTTTCTAAATTCAAGAAAAAATCAATCGGTATTCTAAAGTCTCTTGGTGGAAAAACATCACAAATTTTCTTGTATCATTGATTAAATTTGGTAATACTTTCTGCTTTTGTTTTCGTTTTGGGTATTATATTTTCAATTTCTTTTGTGCCTTTAATTTATGGTGCAATTTCAAATCAAAATTCAATTTTTCCTGATTATCAGCAAATTAGCGTTATTTTTATAATTATCTGACTTTCTAGTTTCATTATTTTATCAATCATATATTTATTAATTTCTTATATAACTTATAAAAAAGATATTGTGACATTATTAAAATAATTTTTAAAAATTATTAAAACTATATTTTTTTACCAAAAGTCTTAATTTTATAATGTTAAATAAGAAAAATACAGCAAACGCGGAGCAAAATGATAAAAATTGAGAATTTAACGAAAAAGATTGATAAGAAAATCATTTTTTATAATCTAAATCTTGATATACCTTCAAGAAAAATAACGTTTATAATTGGTAAATCAGGGATTGGTAAAACAACTCTTATTAACTTAATTGCTGGTTTTACTAAAAAAGATAGTGGAAAAATTTCTTTTTTAGATGAAAATGGTTCTGAAATTAAAAAACCATTAGTTGATGTTGTTTTCCAGGACTTTAATTTAATTACTAATATTTCATCAGAAAATAATATTTTAATTGCAAATAATGTAATAAATAGAGTTTTAGACGCAAAAGAATTGGAACAACAGTCTAAGTATGTGTCAATTGAAACTCAGCAATTAAAGCAAAATGTAAATAATTTATCTGGTGGTGAAAAACAAAGAATAGCAATTCTCCGTTCACTTTCAAGAGATAGTGATTTTATTTTGCTTGATGAACCAACTGGAAATTTGGATTTTGAAAACGGTATTTCTGTATTTGAAAATTTAAAAAATATTGCAAAAAATAAAACAATATTAGTGGTCAGTCACAATTTAGAATTTGCAAAAAAATATGCCGACAAGATTGTTCGTATTGAAAAAGGAAAAATTTCCGAAGAAAATATTGACAAAAGTGAAGAAAATTTAGGAATTAACAATGAAAAAAGTAGTCAATTTGTTTCTTTTAAGAGTTCCTCCTACTCAAAAATTGCAAAAATTAAGCAAGAATTAAAAACAGGTTTATTGCTTACTCTGTCAGATTATAAATCAAAATGAGTTTCAACCATTTTATTTGTAATACTCTTTCTAACAAGTATTTTTGGGACATTATTATTTGGTGTTTTAAATTTAAATATTTCCACTTCTAATTCTCTTAAAGTTAATGAATTGCAACTTGATTCTGTTTTAATTAGCAAAAAATCAGAAAGAGATGTGGCAACCTTCACAGATAATGACATTAATAATCTTAAAGAAAAAAATAAAACAATAAAAAAAATTATTCCTTTCTTTACTTTCCCATCATTAGGTTTTGAATATAATGACAAAAGAAAGCTTGGAGCACATATTGATTACATTGATGAAAGTGAATTTTTTAAAAATAGGTTCAATTTTGATCAAAAAAATTTAATAGGAAGAAACATTGAAAACATAGATGAAATTATAATTTCAAAAGAAGCGGCTACAGAATTAGATATCAAAGAACCAAAAGAACAAGAAATTGCTGTCTTAACTGGTCCCAAAGATAAAAAAACATTAAAAGTTGTCGGAATAAATAATTTGCTTAATGCAAAAAATTTAAACCTAAGTTTTTTGCATCATAAATTCGGTGAAGAAATCGAATTACAGAGTAGCAAAAACAGGGAACCAGAAAATTCACAAGCCAGTCAAACCAAAAAAATAGAACCAATTATTTTAAGGTTGTATTTTGAAAATGATAATTTGGAAAATAATATTAATAATTTTATTGAGAATAATAAAGAGTATAATGTTGACTCCTCGTTAAAAGGTGTAACAAAATTAAGTTATGATTTACAAAATTTTATAAATATAATTGTTGGAGCAATTTTAATTGTTTTTATAACAATTCTATTAATACAAACGATTTTTTATACAAAAAATCTAACTGATTCAAAAGTAAAATTAATTGGAATCCTAAAGGCGCTTCGCGCTAAGACATGGCAGATTTTTCTTTATCATTGATTAAATATAATTATAATTTCATTTTTAATTTTAGTCATTAACTTATCAGTGTCTCTCCCATTAATTCCAAAAATTTACATTCGAATACTCGGTGAA
Above is a window of Mesomycoplasma ovipneumoniae DNA encoding:
- a CDS encoding ATP-binding cassette domain-containing protein, with amino-acid sequence MIKIENLTKKIDKKIIFYNLNLDIPSRKITFIIGKSGIGKTTLINLIAGFTKKDSGKISFLDENGSEIKKPLVDVVFQDFNLITNISSENNILIANNVINRVLDAKELEQQSKYVSIETQQLKQNVNNLSGGEKQRIAILRSLSRDSDFILLDEPTGNLDFENGISVFENLKNIAKNKTILVVSHNLEFAKKYADKIVRIEKGKISEENIDKSEENLGINNEKSSQFVSFKSSSYSKIAKIKQELKTGLLLTLSDYKSKWVSTILFVILFLTSIFGTLLFGVLNLNISTSNSLKVNELQLDSVLISKKSERDVATFTDNDINNLKEKNKTIKKIIPFFTFPSLGFEYNDKRKLGAHIDYIDESEFFKNRFNFDQKNLIGRNIENIDEIIISKEAATELDIKEPKEQEIAVLTGPKDKKTLKVVGINNLLNAKNLNLSFLHHKFGEEIELQSSKNREPENSQASQTKKIEPIILRLYFENDNLENNINNFIENNKEYNVDSSLKGVTKLSYDLQNFINIIVGAILIVFITILLIQTIFYTKNLTDSKVKLIGILKALRAKTWQIFLYHWLNIIIISFLILVINLSVSLPLIPKIYIRILGEEAIYPSTSQIVILIFIIWIAMFFIISFIYLLISWINYRKPVTKLLKFDQF